From one Mytilus edulis chromosome 1, xbMytEdul2.2, whole genome shotgun sequence genomic stretch:
- the LOC139491589 gene encoding DGAT1/2-independent enzyme synthesizing storage lipids-like — translation MLNGTIPYLTYMYVWESIDNLDINYWKWVLWVLYPIVISFLLPLVILLFFYGMALFLHVHNYRHRLREAYSQDFWDGARKTVSAFWDGQARIWHGYEIEGLDKIPKEGPALLIYYHGTIPIDFYYIIARCMLEKNRHIRAVGDNFLFHIPGWRLLMEVMRVTPGTIQSCVNVLKGGHLLGIAPGGVREALFGDEYYPVMWGNRNGFAKVAIQANVPIYPVFTKNLRESFRTPRIGRSWLRRLYEKTRLPIVPIYGIFPVKMKTFIGDPIYPKENMNPDELAEQVKESVQQLINTHQRVPGNILKALIDRLGFEFSKPKQS, via the exons ATGTTGAATGGAACCATACCATAcctaacatacatgtatgtttgggAATCTATTGACAACCTTGACATCAACTACTGGAAATGGGTATTATGGGTACTATACCCAATTGTCATATCCTTCCTGTTGCCATTGGTCATTCTATTGTTTTTCTATGGAATGGCTTTGTTTCTACATGTCCATAACTATCGACATCGTCTGCGGGAAGCTTATAGTCAAGACTTTTGGGATGGAGCAAGAAAGACAGTGTCAGCCTTCTGGGATGGTCAGGCAAGAATTTGGCATg GTTATGAAATTGAAGGCCTGGACAAGATTCCAAAAGAAGGACCAGCACTCTTAATATATTACCATGGTACCATACCAATAGATTTCTACTACATTATAGCTAGGTGTATGTTAGAAAAAAATAGACATATACGAGCTGTTGGGGATAACTTCTTATTTCACATTCCAG GTTGGAGACTGTTGATGGAAGTAATGCGAGTTACACCAGGGACCATACAGAGTTGTGTTAATGTTCTGAAGGGAGGACACCTTTTAGGAATTGCTCCAG GTGGTGTAAGAGAAGCCTTATTTGGAGATGAGTATTATCCAGTAATGTGGGGTAATCGTAATGGATTTGCTAAAGTGGCTATCCAAGCTAATGTG CCAATATATCCAGTATTTACTAAAAATCTACGTGAGTCTTTCAGAACACCAAGAATTGGGAGAA GTTGGTTGAGAAGATTATATGAGAAAACTAGATTACCAATAGTTCCTATTTATGGAATTTTTCCTGTAAAAATGAA AACATTTATTGGAGATCCTATCTATCCAAAAGAAAATATGAATCCTGATGAGTTAGCAGAACAG GTTAAAGAGTCTGTCCAGCAGCTGATAAATACTCATCAGAGAGTACCAGGGAATATACTTAAAGCTCTCATTGATAGGTTAGGCTTTGAATTTTCCAAACCAAAACAAAGTTAA
- the LOC139491599 gene encoding uncharacterized protein — protein MSYFQSFQSSVQDYLTTLPEGLNVTQHTRTSGNGHFLILHFGSDNTDQNNNITGQHPSQQQEIKSDPDQVFTSDNIKQEPVDDSTRPATNIKTEPSASYTSSPRPVKQEPASDRHIKPDPESPTHVNGPASFNSPWRKHWSSYKRRLNTTKRSSQQRKGISITGQQAKQTKKSTLQLPCLRPSRIASTDVNVYISRLVSGSYYR, from the coding sequence ATGTCTTATTTCCAGTCATTCCAAAGCTCTGTCCAGGATTACCTGACCACTTTACCAGAGGGACTAAATGTTACACAGCATACCAGAACATCAGGCAATGGTCACTTCCTTATACTGCACTTTGGCAGTGACAATACTGACCAGAACAACAACATTACTGGACAACATCCAAGTCAACAACAAGAGATTAAGTCTGATCCTGACCAAGTGTTTACTTCTGATAACATTAAACAGGAACCTGTTGATGACAGCACACGTCCAGCTACCAACATTAAGACAGAGCCAAGTGCAAGTTACACATCATCACCAAGACCTGTTAAGCAGGAACCAGCTAGTGACAGACATATAAAGCCAGACCCAGAATCACCAACCCATGTTAATGGACCAGCATCTTTCAACAGTCCATGGAGAAAGCACTGGAGTTCTTATAAGAGGCGATTAAACACAACAAAGCGTTCCAGCCAACAGAGGAAAGGAATCTCTATAACAGGTCAACAGGCAAAACAGACCAAGAAGTCAACACTTCAACTTCCATGTCTGAGACCATCTAGAATAGCTTCAACAGATGTCAATGTCTACATCAGCCGTCTTGTGTCTGGTAGTTACTACAGATAA